One region of Pseudomonas sp. B21-040 genomic DNA includes:
- a CDS encoding GNAT family N-acetyltransferase: MWIERLDARHALAYRELMLEAYDRHPQAFTSSVRERAAMPLSGWEGRLTSKLDVVLGAFVEGRLAGIVGLAFEAREKARHKATLFGMYVSGTLRQRGVGQQLVQAALAEAGKHQGLKLIKLTVTAGNDTAFNLYSRCGFIQFGLEPMAVRVGEDYFDKIHMWREL; this comes from the coding sequence ATGTGGATTGAACGGCTGGACGCCCGTCATGCCCTGGCCTATCGGGAACTGATGCTCGAAGCCTACGACCGGCATCCGCAGGCGTTCACCTCCAGCGTGCGCGAGCGCGCCGCGATGCCGCTGAGTGGGTGGGAAGGGCGCCTGACCAGCAAACTGGATGTGGTGCTCGGGGCGTTTGTAGAAGGGCGGCTGGCGGGCATCGTCGGGCTTGCGTTCGAGGCTCGGGAAAAGGCCCGGCACAAGGCGACGCTGTTTGGCATGTACGTCTCGGGCACCCTCCGCCAGCGCGGGGTGGGGCAGCAACTGGTGCAGGCAGCGTTGGCCGAGGCGGGCAAGCATCAGGGCTTGAAGCTGATCAAACTGACCGTCACCGCCGGCAACGACACCGCGTTCAACTTGTACAGCCGTTGCGGCTTCATCCAGTTCGGCCTCGAACCCATGGCCGTGCGCGTGGGTGAGGATTACTTCGACAAGATCCATATGTGGCGTGAACTCTAA
- a CDS encoding LysE family translocator, producing the protein MIPLQDLLIFAAAALLMVLTPGPNMIYLISRSICQGRKAGVTSLLGVVAGFFVHLFAAAAGLTAVFLAVPMAYEVLKWAGALYLVWLAWQAVKPGARSPFEAQQLPPDSSRKLVTMGFLTSALNPKIAVFYLSVFPQFINPEHGSVFSQSLILGLTQISVSFCVNLLIALFAAGIASWFVNNPTWLAVQRYFMSFVLATLAVRLMLEQRRTV; encoded by the coding sequence ATGATCCCGCTTCAAGATTTGCTGATTTTCGCCGCCGCCGCATTGCTGATGGTGCTGACACCGGGGCCGAACATGATCTACCTGATTTCCCGTTCAATCTGCCAGGGGCGCAAGGCGGGCGTGACGTCATTGTTGGGCGTGGTCGCGGGGTTCTTTGTCCACTTGTTCGCCGCCGCGGCCGGTTTGACCGCGGTGTTCCTGGCCGTGCCGATGGCCTACGAAGTCTTGAAATGGGCCGGGGCGTTGTACCTGGTGTGGCTGGCCTGGCAGGCGGTCAAACCCGGCGCGCGTTCACCGTTCGAGGCGCAGCAGTTGCCGCCGGACTCGTCACGCAAACTGGTCACCATGGGTTTTCTCACCAGCGCGTTGAACCCCAAGATTGCGGTGTTTTACCTGTCGGTGTTTCCACAGTTCATCAACCCTGAACACGGCTCGGTGTTCAGCCAAAGCCTTATCCTTGGCCTGACGCAGATCAGTGTCAGCTTCTGCGTCAATCTGCTGATCGCGTTGTTCGCGGCCGGCATCGCCTCGTGGTTCGTCAACAACCCGACCTGGCTGGCGGTGCAGCGTTATTTCATGAGTTTTGTGTTGGCGACGCTGGCGGTGCGGCTGATGCTTGAGCAACGCAGGACGGTTTGA
- a CDS encoding NUDIX domain-containing protein, with protein MTRPSADTPRIIRIAAALLIGPDGRTLLVRKRGTQAFMQPGGKIEAHEQPVHALARELEEELGLVIDPSHASYLGKFSAPAANEPGFVVEAELFRLAIEEDVTPAAEIEEVIWIDPTTDGDITLAPLTRDLILPFYRASLTEPA; from the coding sequence ATGACCCGTCCATCCGCTGATACGCCACGCATCATCCGCATCGCCGCCGCCCTGTTGATCGGCCCCGACGGCCGCACATTGCTGGTGCGCAAGCGCGGCACCCAGGCCTTTATGCAACCGGGCGGCAAGATCGAAGCCCATGAGCAGCCGGTTCACGCCTTGGCCCGCGAGCTGGAAGAAGAGCTGGGGTTAGTCATCGATCCGTCGCACGCCAGCTACCTCGGGAAATTCTCGGCACCGGCCGCCAACGAGCCGGGTTTTGTCGTAGAGGCCGAACTTTTTCGGCTGGCCATCGAGGAGGACGTCACCCCCGCAGCCGAAATCGAAGAAGTGATCTGGATTGACCCGACCACCGACGGTGATATCACGCTGGCGCCATTGACACGCGACCTGATCCTGCCGTTTTATCGAGCTTCGCTGACCGAACCTGCCTGA
- a CDS encoding APC family permease, which yields MARLQRTLSLGSVVLFGIAYMTPIIVLGTFGILAQSTAGMVPAAYLAALVAMFFTAMSYGRMASAFPVAGSAYSYVRKAISPKLGFIAGWAVLLDYLFLPMAIWLIGAAYLNSAFPAVPQWLWVLAFIGITSAINIVGLKLANGVNALLMLVQALVLIAFVALCIHYVGGDASTPLWSIKPFFNGDMQMPLIMSGAAIACYSFLGFDAVSTLTEETRDPRRTIPRAIMLITLVGGLIFVSVSYFVQIAHPSFQFDNVDSAAYEIARNIGGDLFVSIFLIGLIVGQFASGLSAQASGSRLLFAMGRDGVLPKSFFGTLHERFGTPVNSILLCAVVALLALKLDVTTSTSFINFGAFLAFSLVNLSVIFHYWIGGEKKGPRELVLFLVFPFIGLVADLWLMVSLDHLAIYLGLSWLAIGVVYLAVLTGGFRRQPPEMDFQEAT from the coding sequence ATGGCTCGTTTGCAACGCACCCTTTCATTGGGGTCGGTGGTGCTGTTTGGCATTGCCTACATGACGCCGATCATTGTGCTCGGCACCTTTGGCATCCTCGCTCAATCCACCGCAGGCATGGTGCCGGCCGCGTACCTGGCGGCCTTGGTGGCGATGTTCTTCACCGCCATGAGCTACGGCCGAATGGCCTCGGCGTTCCCTGTCGCGGGCTCGGCTTATAGCTACGTACGCAAAGCCATCAGCCCCAAGCTCGGTTTCATCGCCGGTTGGGCGGTGTTGCTCGATTACCTGTTCCTGCCAATGGCGATCTGGCTGATCGGCGCCGCCTACCTCAACTCTGCCTTCCCCGCAGTGCCGCAATGGCTGTGGGTGTTGGCGTTCATCGGCATCACCAGCGCGATCAACATCGTCGGCCTGAAACTGGCCAACGGCGTCAACGCCTTGCTGATGCTGGTGCAGGCGCTGGTACTGATCGCCTTTGTTGCGCTGTGCATCCATTACGTGGGGGGCGATGCAAGCACACCGTTGTGGTCGATCAAACCGTTCTTCAACGGCGACATGCAAATGCCGCTGATCATGAGCGGCGCAGCCATCGCCTGTTACTCGTTCCTGGGCTTCGACGCGGTCAGTACCCTGACCGAAGAAACCCGCGACCCGCGCCGCACCATCCCTCGGGCAATCATGCTGATTACCCTGGTCGGCGGGCTGATCTTCGTCAGCGTCTCGTACTTCGTGCAGATCGCGCATCCCTCGTTCCAGTTCGACAACGTTGACTCGGCCGCCTACGAGATTGCCCGCAACATCGGCGGCGACCTGTTTGTGTCGATCTTCCTGATCGGCCTGATCGTCGGCCAGTTCGCCTCGGGCCTTTCGGCACAGGCCAGTGGCTCGCGTCTCTTGTTCGCCATGGGCCGTGACGGTGTGCTGCCAAAATCGTTCTTCGGCACCTTGCACGAACGATTCGGCACCCCGGTCAACAGCATCCTGTTGTGCGCGGTCGTCGCGTTGCTGGCGCTGAAACTGGACGTCACCACCTCGACCTCGTTCATCAACTTCGGCGCGTTCCTCGCCTTCAGCCTGGTCAACCTGTCGGTGATTTTTCACTACTGGATCGGCGGCGAGAAAAAAGGCCCGCGTGAGCTGGTTCTTTTCCTGGTGTTCCCGTTCATCGGTCTGGTGGCGGACTTGTGGCTGATGGTCAGCCTCGACCACCTGGCGATTTACCTGGGCCTGAGCTGGCTGGCGATTGGCGTGGTGTACCTGGCGGTGCTGACCGGCGGTTTCCGTCGCCAGCCACCGGAGATGGATTTCCAGGAAGCTACATAA
- a CDS encoding carbon-nitrogen hydrolase family protein yields MKVELAQLAGRDNGTAYNLERALAAIAACAADTQLIVFPETHLMGFPTADTVARTAEPLNGPTVNAVLTAARERNIAVVIGMAENDNGRFYNTTLLITPEGIALKYRKTHLWASDRGVFEPGDRYATCEWNGVRVGLLICYDIEFPETARALAQLGAELLIVTNGNMDPYGSTHRTAIMARAQENQAFALMVNRVEAGDDGLMFAGGSALVDPLGTLLFEAGRDEGRFTVELDFNRLDAARKDYRYLDDQRLKLPGEMVEHASGIRELLIPKN; encoded by the coding sequence ATGAAAGTCGAACTCGCCCAGTTGGCGGGCCGTGACAACGGCACAGCGTATAACCTCGAACGCGCCTTGGCGGCGATTGCAGCCTGCGCCGCCGACACACAACTGATTGTCTTCCCGGAAACCCACCTGATGGGCTTCCCGACCGCCGACACCGTGGCCCGCACCGCTGAACCGCTGAACGGCCCGACCGTCAATGCCGTGCTGACCGCTGCCCGCGAACGCAACATCGCCGTGGTGATCGGCATGGCCGAGAACGACAACGGCCGGTTCTACAACACCACACTGCTGATTACCCCCGAAGGCATCGCGTTGAAATACCGCAAGACGCATTTGTGGGCCTCGGATCGCGGTGTGTTCGAACCGGGCGACCGTTACGCCACGTGCGAGTGGAACGGTGTGCGGGTCGGCCTGCTGATTTGCTACGACATCGAATTCCCGGAAACCGCCCGCGCCCTCGCGCAACTGGGCGCCGAACTGCTGATCGTCACCAACGGCAACATGGACCCCTACGGCTCGACGCACCGCACCGCGATCATGGCCCGCGCCCAGGAAAACCAGGCGTTTGCGCTGATGGTCAACCGGGTGGAAGCGGGCGATGACGGGTTGATGTTCGCGGGCGGCAGTGCGCTGGTGGATCCGCTGGGCACGCTGTTGTTCGAGGCCGGACGGGATGAAGGCCGGTTTACGGTTGAGCTGGATTTCAACCGGTTGGACGCGGCACGCAAGGACTATCGGTACCTGGACGATCAGCGGTTGAAACTGCCGGGGGAGATGGTTGAGCACGCTTCCGGGATTCGGGAGCTGCTGATTCCTAAAAACTGA
- a CDS encoding LuxR C-terminal-related transcriptional regulator, translating into MTLSLDDIAWHRSVGQLIDALDKPNFWTQLVRLLDQYVTFDSWVALLFSADQHPQVFAECPGEDGSPDQLFQDYLRGLYLLDPFYIACREQSRTGLYRLSEVAPEHFELTEYYQRYFRLNVVADEIQFNCQLEGDRTLCLSLGSKQRFSGQQIALLSLIQPWVLGLLRQRLPYEINEVVALAPSPPQPDWRVQLEASVQQLKGAQLTARELDVGRLMLSGCSSKEIARKLEISVETVKVHKKHMYSKLGIKSQSELFSIFLQAQNA; encoded by the coding sequence ATGACACTTTCGCTGGACGACATCGCGTGGCATCGCTCGGTCGGGCAACTGATCGACGCGCTAGACAAGCCTAATTTCTGGACGCAGCTGGTGCGGTTGCTGGATCAGTACGTGACCTTCGACAGCTGGGTGGCCCTGCTTTTCAGCGCCGACCAGCACCCGCAAGTATTCGCCGAATGCCCTGGCGAGGACGGCAGCCCTGACCAGTTGTTTCAGGATTACCTGCGCGGTTTGTACCTGCTCGACCCGTTCTACATCGCCTGCCGCGAGCAATCGCGCACCGGTCTCTATCGCTTGTCGGAAGTGGCGCCGGAGCACTTTGAGCTGACCGAGTATTACCAGCGCTACTTTCGTCTGAATGTGGTCGCCGATGAAATCCAGTTCAATTGCCAGCTCGAAGGCGACCGCACGTTGTGCCTGTCACTGGGCAGCAAGCAGCGCTTCAGCGGCCAGCAGATCGCCTTGCTGTCGCTGATCCAGCCGTGGGTGCTGGGCCTGTTGCGTCAGCGCCTGCCCTACGAAATCAACGAGGTCGTGGCCCTTGCGCCGTCGCCACCGCAACCTGACTGGCGCGTGCAACTGGAAGCGTCGGTGCAGCAGCTCAAAGGCGCGCAACTGACCGCGCGCGAGCTCGACGTCGGGCGTTTGATGCTCAGCGGTTGCTCCAGCAAAGAAATCGCCCGTAAGCTGGAAATCTCCGTCGAAACCGTGAAAGTCCATAAGAAACACATGTACAGCAAGCTGGGAATCAAGTCCCAGTCCGAGCTGTTTTCGATTTTTCTCCAGGCCCAAAACGCCTGA
- a CDS encoding FMN-binding glutamate synthase family protein → MSLSLLSRYAFFAACVIFTLVSLPFLQYDWLWPITAVTGVLSLIGLFDLLQSPHAVRRNYPILGNIRYLVEGIRPEIRQYLLESDSDALPFSRAQRSLVYSRAKNESADKPFGTLIDVYQSGFEFIGHSMRPAPLSDPGSFRVMVGGPQCTQPYSASVFNISAMSFGSLSANAIRALNQGAKLGNFAHDTGEGSISAYHRENGGDLTWELGSGYFGCRTADGRFDPERFAAQAQTPQVRMIEIKMSQGAKPGHGGILPKHKVTQEIAETRGILMGEDCISPSRHSAFSTPIELMHFIQQLRELSGGKPVGFKFCLGHPWEFMGIAKAMLETGILPDFIVVDGKEGGTGAAPVEFTDHIGVPMREGLLFVHNTLVGLNLRDKIKLGASGKIVSAFDIASVLAIGADWANSARGFMFAIGCIQSQSCHTNKCPTGVATQDTLRQRALVVPDKAQRVFNFHRNTLKALAEMLAAAGLDHPSQLSAKHLVRRMSATEIKLFSQLHVFLKPGELLTGEVNGEFYSRMWQMARADSFEPNEEVAA, encoded by the coding sequence ATGAGCCTGTCACTCCTGAGCCGCTACGCCTTCTTTGCCGCTTGCGTGATCTTCACCCTCGTCAGCCTGCCCTTTCTGCAATACGACTGGCTCTGGCCGATCACCGCCGTCACCGGCGTGCTCAGCCTGATCGGCCTGTTCGATCTGCTGCAAAGCCCTCACGCGGTACGCCGCAACTACCCGATCCTGGGCAACATTCGTTATCTGGTGGAAGGCATTCGCCCGGAAATCCGCCAGTACCTGCTCGAATCCGACAGCGACGCCCTGCCCTTCTCCCGTGCCCAACGTTCGCTGGTCTATTCGCGGGCCAAAAATGAAAGCGCCGACAAACCCTTCGGCACGCTGATCGATGTGTACCAATCGGGCTTCGAATTCATCGGCCACTCGATGCGCCCAGCGCCGTTGAGTGATCCAGGCAGTTTTCGGGTGATGGTCGGCGGCCCGCAGTGCACCCAGCCGTACTCGGCCTCGGTGTTCAACATCTCGGCCATGAGCTTTGGCTCACTCAGCGCCAACGCGATTCGCGCGCTGAACCAGGGCGCCAAACTCGGTAACTTCGCCCATGACACGGGCGAAGGCAGCATCAGCGCGTACCACCGCGAAAACGGCGGCGACCTGACCTGGGAGCTCGGCAGCGGCTACTTCGGCTGCCGCACCGCCGACGGTCGTTTCGACCCGGAACGCTTCGCCGCCCAGGCACAAACGCCGCAAGTGCGCATGATCGAAATCAAGATGAGCCAGGGCGCCAAGCCCGGCCACGGCGGGATTCTGCCCAAGCACAAAGTCACCCAGGAAATCGCCGAAACCCGCGGCATCCTGATGGGCGAAGACTGCATCTCGCCGTCGCGGCACAGTGCGTTTTCCACACCGATTGAACTGATGCATTTCATCCAGCAACTGCGTGAGTTGTCAGGCGGCAAACCGGTGGGTTTCAAGTTCTGCCTCGGCCACCCGTGGGAATTCATGGGCATCGCCAAGGCCATGCTGGAAACCGGCATCCTCCCGGACTTCATCGTCGTCGACGGCAAGGAAGGGGGCACCGGTGCTGCGCCAGTGGAGTTCACCGACCACATCGGCGTGCCGATGCGCGAAGGCCTGCTGTTCGTGCACAACACGCTGGTGGGCCTGAACCTGCGGGACAAAATCAAACTGGGGGCCAGCGGCAAGATCGTCAGCGCCTTTGACATCGCCAGCGTGCTGGCCATCGGCGCCGACTGGGCCAACTCGGCACGCGGCTTCATGTTCGCCATCGGCTGCATCCAGTCGCAAAGCTGCCACACCAACAAATGCCCGACCGGCGTCGCCACCCAGGACACCTTGCGTCAACGCGCCCTCGTCGTTCCGGACAAAGCCCAGCGCGTGTTCAACTTCCACCGCAACACGCTCAAGGCCCTGGCTGAAATGCTCGCGGCGGCGGGCCTCGATCACCCTTCACAACTGTCAGCCAAACACTTGGTGCGGCGCATGTCGGCGACCGAGATCAAATTGTTCTCGCAGTTGCATGTGTTCTTGAAGCCTGGCGAGTTACTCACCGGTGAAGTGAATGGCGAGTTTTACTCGCGGATGTGGCAGATGGCGCGGGCGGACAGTTTTGAGCCGAATGAGGAAGTTGCGGCATAA
- a CDS encoding GtrA family protein: protein MKALWKEFSTYAVVGVANTLIHWQLFYILTTAAEWSQAASNVTAFCVAATFSFYVHALYTFEAGASVRRYLSYVCCMGVASFVVGHYADVWKLHGLVTVASFSLLSLFCGFFFSRFILFREREA from the coding sequence ATGAAAGCTTTATGGAAAGAATTCTCCACCTATGCGGTAGTTGGCGTGGCCAATACGCTGATTCATTGGCAGCTGTTTTACATCCTCACCACCGCCGCCGAATGGAGTCAGGCCGCCAGCAACGTTACGGCGTTCTGTGTCGCGGCAACGTTCTCCTTTTATGTGCACGCGCTGTACACATTTGAAGCCGGAGCGTCGGTACGTCGTTATCTGTCGTATGTCTGCTGCATGGGCGTAGCGAGTTTTGTGGTCGGGCACTATGCCGATGTCTGGAAACTCCACGGCTTGGTAACCGTCGCATCGTTCTCGCTGTTGAGTCTGTTCTGCGGGTTTTTCTTTTCGCGATTTATCTTGTTCCGCGAGCGCGAAGCATGA
- a CDS encoding glucosyltransferase domain-containing protein, with the protein MSISDWLDKERGGRQVWLLFVLATLLYVLPFILADFPYIDDNWRGLAAGMGWSQEGRLFAQWFYNLLSFSDAAPNIFPLPLLIATLAMSAALTRLTFHYFPVPTVAHCLVVLPLWYNPYFLQNLSYQYDGPTMALSVVAVIYAITFQSPSRVQRLIVPAVLIALAIGLYQASINVFLGLCCLELLRGATERISWPAWCRLLGWKVAQVLLAGLIYGATAFAYMSQNRTAILKGAAAPLLQVEINAGRVLEKIVLLFHGGFTWVFAALLLCAIAGGVCVGQGVLARQDTGLHKALIGLACLMMLPVLMLLVPGASLFFRDFNEGARTLMGFGVVLVVLFYLSHRALASWHGKLPLLLLIPLLAMLSLSFAYGRVLTLQKTFATNALYALSADIASRPALRDAKRIYLSVSYSDHWLVAAAGSFKQMPVLHYLLNTDFYMLAENLPKTGITNVVREKERRNATRVGYQGYPPLVDSQFYRIYLLGDYGFIVMKEPVPVKTLQW; encoded by the coding sequence ATGAGCATCAGCGATTGGCTCGACAAAGAACGTGGAGGCCGTCAGGTCTGGTTGCTGTTTGTGCTTGCGACGCTGCTGTATGTCCTGCCGTTTATCCTCGCGGATTTCCCCTACATCGATGACAACTGGCGTGGCCTGGCCGCCGGCATGGGCTGGTCGCAGGAGGGCCGTCTCTTCGCACAATGGTTCTACAACCTGCTGAGCTTCAGCGATGCCGCACCCAATATCTTCCCGTTGCCGCTTTTGATCGCCACCCTGGCCATGAGTGCGGCCCTGACCCGTCTGACGTTCCATTACTTTCCCGTACCGACGGTTGCTCATTGCCTGGTCGTTCTGCCGCTTTGGTACAACCCGTATTTCCTGCAAAACCTGTCGTACCAATACGACGGTCCGACCATGGCGCTGAGTGTGGTGGCGGTGATCTACGCGATCACGTTTCAAAGCCCCTCGCGCGTCCAGCGATTGATCGTTCCGGCCGTGCTGATTGCATTGGCCATCGGCCTTTATCAGGCCAGCATCAATGTGTTTCTCGGGCTCTGTTGCCTGGAGCTGCTGCGCGGGGCAACCGAGCGAATATCGTGGCCGGCGTGGTGCCGATTGCTCGGCTGGAAAGTCGCGCAGGTGCTGTTGGCCGGATTGATCTACGGCGCCACGGCTTTTGCTTACATGAGTCAAAACCGCACCGCGATATTGAAGGGGGCGGCGGCACCGCTGCTGCAAGTTGAAATCAATGCGGGCCGGGTGCTGGAAAAAATCGTGCTGTTGTTTCATGGCGGCTTTACCTGGGTGTTCGCCGCGCTGTTGCTGTGCGCCATCGCCGGAGGTGTGTGCGTGGGGCAGGGTGTGCTGGCGCGGCAGGACACGGGGCTGCACAAGGCGCTGATAGGGTTGGCGTGTCTGATGATGCTGCCGGTCCTGATGTTACTGGTGCCCGGTGCTTCATTGTTTTTTCGAGACTTCAATGAAGGCGCCCGAACCTTGATGGGTTTTGGCGTCGTGCTGGTGGTGCTGTTCTACCTGAGTCATCGGGCGCTGGCGTCGTGGCATGGAAAACTGCCACTGCTGTTGCTCATCCCGCTGCTGGCGATGCTCTCGCTGTCCTTCGCCTACGGGCGCGTGCTGACCCTGCAAAAAACCTTCGCGACCAACGCGTTGTATGCCCTGAGTGCCGACATTGCCTCGCGCCCCGCATTGCGCGATGCCAAGCGCATTTACCTGTCGGTGAGTTATTCGGATCACTGGTTGGTGGCCGCTGCCGGGTCGTTCAAACAGATGCCGGTTTTGCACTATTTGCTTAACACCGACTTTTACATGCTCGCGGAAAACCTGCCGAAAACCGGCATCACCAACGTGGTCAGGGAAAAGGAACGGCGCAATGCGACACGAGTCGGTTACCAGGGGTATCCGCCGCTGGTGGACAGCCAGTTCTATCGCATTTATCTGCTGGGGGATTACGGCTTTATCGTCATGAAAGAGCCGGTGCCCGTGAAAACGCTTCAGTGGTGA
- a CDS encoding OpgC family protein yields MTTERDHRIDFFRGLALIFIFWDHVPHNPLGQITLRNVGFSDAAEIFVFLAGYAAVLAYGKILARDGYLIACVKILRRAWVLYVVHIFLLAMLMGIVFFANSHVETRDLVEEMGLHHFISNPQQALTDELLLRFKPNLMDPLPLYIVLLAGLPLVLPLLVRKAWAVVAVSLTVYLLAPSFGWNLAAIKDGVWYFNPVTWQLLFVLGGAAAIHGQRSRLPETRALSRQPLFVCAAIYVVFAGVITVSWRWPHIHDAVMPTLLSNWLYPISKTDLSPVRLLHFLALAYVTAKLLPDTGWTQNWLAQQCCRMGRYSLEVFCLGVLLAPLADMVNAMTDDAFAMQIFTALVGAGLMGLLGVWLEFNKRLNRSLHVAAA; encoded by the coding sequence ATGACGACTGAACGCGATCACCGAATCGACTTTTTCCGTGGCCTGGCACTGATCTTCATTTTCTGGGATCACGTGCCCCACAACCCCTTGGGTCAAATCACCTTGCGCAACGTAGGCTTCAGCGATGCCGCGGAAATCTTTGTATTTCTGGCAGGCTACGCAGCGGTGCTGGCCTACGGCAAGATCCTTGCGCGTGACGGTTACCTGATTGCCTGTGTGAAAATCCTGCGCCGCGCCTGGGTGTTGTATGTGGTGCATATTTTCCTGCTGGCGATGCTGATGGGCATCGTGTTCTTCGCCAACAGCCATGTGGAAACCCGCGATCTGGTCGAGGAAATGGGCCTGCACCACTTCATCTCCAACCCTCAACAAGCGTTGACCGATGAGTTGCTGCTGCGCTTCAAACCGAACCTGATGGACCCGTTGCCGCTGTACATCGTGCTACTGGCCGGGTTGCCCCTAGTGCTGCCGTTGCTGGTACGCAAGGCGTGGGCAGTGGTAGCGGTGTCGTTGACTGTTTACCTGTTGGCGCCGTCATTCGGCTGGAACCTGGCCGCGATCAAGGACGGCGTGTGGTATTTCAACCCAGTCACCTGGCAACTGCTGTTTGTGCTCGGTGGTGCGGCGGCGATTCACGGGCAAAGGTCACGACTGCCCGAGACGCGTGCGCTGTCGCGCCAGCCGTTATTTGTCTGTGCAGCCATTTACGTAGTGTTTGCCGGGGTGATTACCGTTTCCTGGCGCTGGCCGCATATCCACGACGCGGTGATGCCAACCCTGTTGAGCAACTGGCTGTACCCGATCAGTAAGACCGACCTGTCGCCGGTGCGATTACTGCACTTTCTGGCACTGGCCTATGTCACGGCGAAACTGCTGCCAGACACGGGCTGGACACAAAACTGGCTGGCACAGCAATGCTGTCGCATGGGGCGCTATTCGCTGGAAGTGTTCTGCCTCGGCGTGTTGCTGGCGCCGCTGGCGGACATGGTCAACGCCATGACCGACGACGCGTTTGCCATGCAAATCTTCACCGCACTGGTCGGGGCGGGGTTGATGGGGTTGTTGGGGGTCTGGCTGGAATTCAATAAGCGCCTGAACCGCTCACTGCACGTCGCGGCAGCCTGA
- a CDS encoding amino acid permease, translated as MPVGNHLPNGETAQGGPLKRELGERHIRLMALGACIGVGLFLGSAKAIEMAGPAIMLSYIIGGLAILVIMRALGEMAVHNPVAGSFSRYAQDYLGPLAGFLTGWNYWFLWLVTCVAEITAVAVYMGVWFPDVPRWIWALSALISMGTINLIAVKAFGEFEFWFALIKIVTIIAMVVGGIGIIAFGFGNDGVALGISNLWAHGGFMPNGVQGVLMSLQMVMFAYLGVEMIGLTAGEAKNPRKTIPDAIGSVFWRILLFYVGALFVILSIYPWNEIGTQGSPFVMTFERLGIKTAAGIINFVVITAALSSCNGGIFSTGRMLYSLAQNGQAPAGFAKTSSNGVPRRALLLSMGALLLGVLLNYVAPEKVFVWVTAIATFGAIWTWVMILLAQLKFRKGLSASECAGLTYKMWLYPVSSYLALAFLVLVVGLMAYFPDTRVALYVGPAFLVLLTVLFYVFKLQPTQATQGAVRSAS; from the coding sequence ATGCCTGTCGGCAATCACCTGCCCAACGGCGAGACCGCTCAAGGCGGCCCGCTTAAACGCGAACTCGGCGAACGGCATATTCGCTTGATGGCACTCGGTGCCTGTATCGGCGTCGGCCTGTTCCTGGGGTCGGCCAAGGCCATCGAAATGGCCGGTCCCGCCATCATGCTGTCCTACATCATTGGCGGTCTGGCGATCCTGGTGATCATGCGTGCCCTGGGCGAAATGGCCGTGCACAACCCGGTCGCCGGCTCGTTCAGCCGTTATGCCCAAGACTATCTCGGCCCCTTGGCGGGCTTCCTTACCGGCTGGAACTATTGGTTCTTGTGGCTGGTGACCTGCGTCGCGGAAATCACAGCGGTGGCGGTGTACATGGGGGTCTGGTTCCCCGATGTGCCGCGCTGGATCTGGGCGCTGTCGGCGTTGATCAGCATGGGCACCATCAACCTGATCGCGGTCAAGGCCTTCGGTGAGTTCGAGTTCTGGTTCGCCCTGATCAAGATCGTCACCATCATTGCCATGGTGGTCGGTGGTATCGGCATCATCGCTTTCGGGTTCGGCAACGATGGCGTGGCGCTGGGGATTTCCAATCTCTGGGCCCACGGCGGTTTCATGCCCAATGGCGTGCAAGGCGTGTTGATGTCGCTGCAGATGGTCATGTTCGCCTACCTGGGCGTCGAGATGATCGGCCTGACCGCCGGTGAAGCCAAGAACCCGCGCAAGACCATCCCGGATGCCATTGGCTCGGTGTTCTGGCGGATTCTGCTGTTCTACGTCGGCGCGCTGTTCGTGATCCTGTCGATCTACCCATGGAACGAAATCGGCACCCAGGGCAGTCCGTTTGTGATGACGTTCGAGCGCCTGGGCATCAAGACCGCCGCCGGTATCATCAATTTCGTGGTGATCACCGCTGCGCTGTCGTCCTGTAACGGCGGCATTTTCAGCACCGGGCGCATGCTCTACAGCCTGGCGCAGAATGGCCAGGCCCCGGCCGGTTTCGCCAAGACGTCGAGCAACGGCGTACCTCGCCGCGCCTTGCTGTTATCGATGGGCGCGTTGCTGTTGGGCGTGTTGCTCAACTACGTGGCGCCGGAGAAGGTCTTCGTCTGGGTCACCGCGATTGCCACCTTCGGCGCGATCTGGACCTGGGTGATGATCCTGTTGGCTCAGCTCAAGTTCCGCAAAGGCCTGAGCGCCAGCGAGTGTGCCGGCCTCACGTACAAGATGTGGCTGTACCCGGTCAGTTCGTACCTGGCGCTGGCGTTTCTGGTGTTGGTGGTCGGCCTGATGGCCTACTTCCCGGACACCCGCGTGGCACTGTATGTCGGCCCTGCGTTCCTGGTGCTGCTGACGGTGTTGTTCTATGTGTTCAAGCTGCAACCGACCCAGGCAACGCAAGGTGCGGTGCGTTCGGCGTCGTAA